Part of the Gigantopelta aegis isolate Gae_Host chromosome 15, Gae_host_genome, whole genome shotgun sequence genome is shown below.
gtatttcttgatccagccagtgcaccacgcctggTATCGGCGAAAGGcggtgggacggtgcatataaaagatccctttctgagactataagtcaaaattaccaaatgtttgacatccaacagccgatgattaaaacatcaacaacaacaacgatgTCAACAGCAATATCAACGACGACGACGAAAACAACGACGACGACTATGATGTTTATGGGTgtttattaattgatttttgtttgttttatttatgtgggttttcttttttaaatctttttaattaattaattaatttgtttgtttgtttattttattttttttaatctatgtCCCAACCCCAcagcctcccccccctcccccccccccccccccccccccccccccccccccatcaaccCATGACCATTTTCTGGTATAAATAACTGCATGTCATTAAGTAGACActcctttaaaaacaacaacactaacgTGAATCTTCTGTTTAGATAGTCCGGACTTCGTCATTATAGGCCTATCGTGTCTGAACCATATGTTTATTCTCTTGTCCTTTGTTCCACCCATATCTCAATAACGAGGCTGCAGGTGGCGGCCAGTCCATacttatatttcatgttttgtcAGAGGTTTCACAAGTCTCGATCAAGATGAAAGTCGTTGCCGTTCTCCTCGTTTTGTCCGTTGTCTCAGTCTCAGGTATGTGTTTTTAgtttaaagcttgttttgtttaacaaaaccactagagcacattgatttattaatcatcggctatttaacaactcactcaaacacgttttatttacggttatttggcgtcggacacatggttaaggaccacacagatattgagagaggaaacccgctgtcggcacttcatgggctactcttttcgattagcagcaagggatattttatatgcatcaccctacagacaggataacacataccacggcctttgttacaccagccgTGGTGTACTGGCAGGAGAACGACAAGCCCCGtgagccaccgacggggatcgatcccagtcggctattgaatgtcaaacatttggtaattttgacatagtcatagagaggaaacccgatacatttgttttcattggtagcaatggatcttttatatgcaggccaccactccacagacaggatatcacataccacggcctttgattaacctggcgtggtgcactggctggaacgagaaataacccaacggTTAGTGCTATGTTAGTAAGTTTCATAAAATAaggtagccagtgcaccacgactggcatgtcaaatactatgttatgtgctatcctgtctgtgggatggttgatataaaatatatcttgctactaataggaaaatgtagcgggttttatcTCCATGACTAATGTggcaaaatttccaaatgtttgacatccaacagccgatgattaattaatcaatgtgctctagtcgtgttgttaaacaaaacacactcaATTTTCATGCAGTGATGTTGTTTTGCTTGGAACCTTTTGTCAAGAACATTAAATCATTAGGCTAGCATCATCATATACAAAAATGTTCTTGTACAATCGGCCAATTTGTTGAATTCTGGAgcaaaaaagaaacatttactcatctgtattttaaatatgcatgctGCTTTGTTTGAAACTGGTTTATTTAGAGCAGACATTAacgaattattaataataataatctttctGTATGCACTCTGTTCAATACTGGAGCTGAAGGAATGTTATTAACATTCATTGGTTCATTTGCATTACAGTGTATTCTGAGTCGTGTTCGGCAGTGAAGGACTGTATTGTGACCGGGTGTACCGCTGGTGGAAATCTCGTCTGTGATGATGACGGAAAATGCACGTGCGAAACAGGCCATCAGTGTACGGATGGGGAAAATGTTGGAGGTAAGATAAATAGaaattattaccagagtgtttttcggtatcgccaatatcatatattagaaatacacattgtattatgcgagcctgtCAGCCATTACCTGATATTCAAATGGCGTAAGAATATGTCACGCGGTATTCTTTTGAATGTAAATGACGTCAAAAATGAATGACGTTATTTTCTTATGTCCCTACATAagaataaactagtgcttaactttttttttctgaacgctggacagctttaaTATAAAGTTgctaatgaaatgtttttgtctgATGACTGTTAATGTAAacgtcagttatggagtgtcaccgtagtacgtttgattaaatgtcaataaacgtagtgccgtgacctcgattaatttacatctagtTTGCGGTTATCAAATGTGATCTGAAACATATCACACActttacactggatatgctagctaataTATGATGGATAGGGAATAACTGGGCACTGCCTTAAGacatcggctttatcctgcgacgGTTAGAATGGCGAGGTTCTGACATTCAAGctgacagtaaccagttatttcttttatcctgcaatcctacagtaATAGTCggaaaaatcattatttattccatttctgTGTATGCAAAAGGAGTATCATCAACTTAGCAATGCTTTTGCCGTATGACATAATAAGTGacgtcattctttgtaagaAGCTGGCTACATTTTATCACATTCAAAAAGTGTCTCTAAACTCTAATTcgtaatttaaatatatgtttttaatcaggAGCCAACACCAGCTAGAAATGGTTGAGCGTAATACCACTACGACTGGCATTCATGATCTGCCTGGAGTTTCTAGGTACTTGATTAGTACCTGACGATGGAACACTCGTGATGCGCGCTACGCTATATCTGGGTTCATAAACagatactaaaaatgctactctctctctgtctgtgtgtgtgtgtgtgtgtgtgtgtgtgtgtgtgtgtgtgtgtgtgtgtgtgtgtgtgtgtatatatatatatatatatatatatatatatatattaatatgaacACAGACAATATAGCGTAGCACTCATGAGTGTTCGATCGGCTGGAACTAATCCAACATATAGACAATTGAACCATGATGCGAACGCCTGCGTCTAGTATGTGTTCAACCATTCTCTAGGCCtcgtttcaaaattatttctcgttccagccagtgcaccacgactggtatatcgaaggccgtgatatgtgctattctgtctttgggatgatgcatataaaagatcccttgcttcttgTGGAAAATtttagcgggattcctctctaagactacctgtcaatattgccaaatgtttaacatccaatagccggtgattaataaatcagtttgctcgagtggtatctttaaataaaaccaaattttaacttttcaaaATTGGCTCATGGACTACCGCACTTTAAAGGTACAATTGCAGAGAAAAAATCCATTATAGAAGTACAGAGAATATATTTGCTGGGTTCCTTTGTAGTAAGCTTGAAACGAAAAACGTTCATAATAAGAAATACGTTTCTGCAAGTAGATGACAAGAAAGGCTGGAAGCTTCAACAAACCTACGAAGACAGACAGATACGTTGTTTCTTATGCTAGTTTCGGAATACCAAATGTCACGGCTCTTAACAATTGCAACACACTCAGGACAatccctttaaaggcatattgtcacagaccaatgacatatttaatggtctaacaaagtattacctgaacaaaaataatttgatttgtccctagatgtact
Proteins encoded:
- the LOC121389898 gene encoding uncharacterized protein LOC121389898 is translated as MKVVAVLLVLSVVSVSVYSESCSAVKDCIVTGCTAGGNLVCDDDGKCTCETGHQCTDGENVGVNCHSGRQCRSWYDSSFDHKCECADTHSLHCIDGKCKCGFPSN